Genomic segment of Bacillota bacterium:
CCCTTTCAGAGCTTGCAACGCCTGGATGACCGGCGCATGCCGGCTCTCGGTGGCCATCGCATGGATCTCCGCCTCGAGCCGCTCGACCCGGGCCTGCAGCTCGTGCACCGCATGCAGGTACTCCTGGAAGGCCACCTGCGTGGCCCGATGGGGAAAGCTCAGCGTATCGAGCCACCGCATGAACATCCGGGACCACCGGGTGGTCCCTTTGGGTGCCGGTACGCCATGGCGCAGCAAAAAGCTGGTCAGCTCCTGGCGGGCGCGCCGCAAGTCGCGCTTGGCGCCCTCCCGGGCCCGCACCAGGTCCCGCAGCGCCTCTTCTTGTTCGCCGGGCACCCAGACCGGCGTCAGCTCGCCGGCTCGCAGCAGCTGCGCCAGCCGCAGGGCGTCGCGTCGGTCGGTCTTTACCTGGTCGCCGGGCCGGACGGGGGTGAGCGACGGAGCGACCACCACGCATCGCACCCCCAGCCCGGTCAACAGCCGGTACAGTCCGTAGCCGGTCGGCCCCGCTTCGTAACAGGCCAGCAACGCCTCTGGCCGACCCAATCGCCGGACCAGCTTGCGCACGGCCTCCGGCGTGTTGGGCACGCTCCCCAGGTACCGGGGCGGGGCCGTCCCCCGTTCGGCCACGGCCACCGCGATGGTCTCCTTCGCAACGTCCAAGCCTACGAACTTCGTGATATGATCCACTCGCCGGCCTCCTTCACGCTGTAGCTCTGCGTCCCCCTCGGGACGTAACCTACGTTCGTCGTGAACGGGGGCCGGCCTCGTTCATCGTAACTAGCACACACAGGTGGTGCTGGAAAGCGTGTCGCTGGAGTTGGGGGGAAGGGTGCTGTTTGAGGGCCTGTCGCTGGAGCTCGAGCCCGGCGAGCGGCTGGCCATCCTGGGGCCCAATGGGTGTGGCAAGACGTCGCTTCTGCGAGTCATCCTCGGGGAGCTGCCGCCCTCGGCCGGGCAAGTGCGCGTCAGCCCGTCGGCCCGCATCGGCTACTTCGACCAGCAGCACCGCCGGCTTGACTGGGGACGTTCGGCGCTGGAGCAACTGGTGCAGGGCAGGCGGGACGAGACGCTGGTGCGAACGGTGCTGGGGCGGCTGCGGGTGCAGAAGGAGACGCCCCTGCGTCCCGTCGGGACGCTGAGTGCCGGCGAGCGGGCCAAGGTGCTGCTGGCAAGCTTGCTGCTGGGCGACTTCAACGTGCTGGTGCTGGACGAGCCTACCAACCACCTCGACATCGAAACCCAGGACGTGCTCATCGACGCGCTGCGCTCGTACGCCGGGACGCTCATCTTCGTCACCCACGACCGTCACCTGGTGCAGGCGCTGGCTACGGCGCGCCTCGAATTCGGCGCGACAGCGCCCCGGATGGAGAGAGTCCCCAGATGACAGATGCAGTCAGGGGCGCCGTCGAAAGTTTCAGGGCGGCCCCGTCCGACAAATGATGCCGCTCACAGCCATCCATGACCTGCGTCAAGGGTGCGTCGCGAGTCCGTTGGCCTGCCGGGCAGGAGCCGCCTGGCCGTGCGCGGCTGGCGGCCTCGACGGCCCGAAAGGCACATCAGCACTTCTGGCGTCGCCTTGAACGTGTTCGCTCACCTGGGGCCCTCCGGCTCGGCTGCGCTCTTCATGCTGGCGCCGGCTCAGCGCCGCCACGCAGGCGCTGGCGTCGCTCAAACCAGCTTGAGGAAGTCGGCTGCCGACTGCGAGCGGACAATCCGCATGGGTGTCACCCCTCTGGCGCATCCTCGAGGTCAGAGGGGCCGAACCGCAGGATCCCCTGCACTCGATCAAAGTTCCCGTCGGCCGACGCCAGGTTCTTCAATCCCAGGTCCCGCATCTGGAGAGCTACAGCCGAATCGTTGGTCGACAGCCCAAATCGCTGACGGAACTCAAAGCTGCCCGCGAGGAAGTTCCTTGGGAAGTCTACGACCTCGACGCCCATGTCAGGGATCTGGAGGGCTTGTGACTGGTATAAGGAGAGTTGCTGAACCACCTCGGTCGAGTGGAGGAGAGGCGCCGTGGTTTAGGTAAGGTCCGCTCCGTTGCCCCGCCTTTCGGTGATCGGGGTGCCTCAGTGCTTGCCATGCCCGGTCTCCTCTCCCGCTCCAAGAACCGTGCGTGAGGTTTACCCTCACACGGCTCAACTGCATCCCTTCACCGCGCAGCATGCACGACGCCATACCGGACGCTTCCTATCAATATGGAAGCGTCGCGTCGGCGACCGCTTGGCCGCTCGGTAAAGCTTGATCTGAAGTTCCCGGGTCGTGTCGAGGGCGTCGTTAGCCGGTGATGGCATTCGCCGACCTTTCCCTTCAGCGTCAAGCGCAGGATGCAGCAAGGGTGCTTCCCTCGGGGCAGCTTGGGTTGTCCTGC
This window contains:
- a CDS encoding ATP-binding cassette domain-containing protein — its product is MSLELGGRVLFEGLSLELEPGERLAILGPNGCGKTSLLRVILGELPPSAGQVRVSPSARIGYFDQQHRRLDWGRSALEQLVQGRRDETLVRTVLGRLRVQKETPLRPVGTLSAGERAKVLLASLLLGDFNVLVLDEPTNHLDIETQDVLIDALRSYAGTLIFVTHDRHLVQALATARLEFGATAPRMERVPR
- a CDS encoding IS110 family transposase, with the protein product MDHITKFVGLDVAKETIAVAVAERGTAPPRYLGSVPNTPEAVRKLVRRLGRPEALLACYEAGPTGYGLYRLLTGLGVRCVVVAPSLTPVRPGDQVKTDRRDALRLAQLLRAGELTPVWVPGEQEEALRDLVRAREGAKRDLRRARQELTSFLLRHGVPAPKGTTRWSRMFMRWLDTLSFPHRATQVAFQEYLHAVHELQARVERLEAEIHAMATESRHAPVIQALQALKGVREVTAVTLVAEIGEFSRFRSPAQLMAYAGLVPREFSSGTQTRRGGVTKTGNAHVRFVLGEAAWAYRHRPAVKAPLRARQQGVDPEVLRISLKAQQRLHRKYWRLLGRGKPSTVAATAVARELLGFAWAIACHVEAQRTRVAA